Proteins co-encoded in one Pseudomonas beijingensis genomic window:
- a CDS encoding DMT family transporter — protein sequence MTPRTALGALHIGALMFGLTGVFGKLAAASPAVIVFGRAVFAVLALAMFARFASSSRWQKLRAQDGRRLLLGGLLLAAHWVSFFIAVKVAGVAIATLGFASFPAFTVLLEGLIFRERIRANEIWLVVLVSVGLVLVTPNFDLASGATTGLLWAMASGLLFSLLSLTNRAGAAHVPPVQAALCQNVVVGLCLLPMAAPQLSDVRPIDWLWIGLLGVFCTGLAHSLFVASLAVVKARTAAVIFAMEPVYGIAMAWWLFDERPTLRMLLGGVVIIAAIVISSQLGSSKKPGVGAQAASH from the coding sequence ATGACACCTCGTACCGCCCTCGGCGCCCTGCACATTGGCGCACTCATGTTTGGCCTGACCGGTGTCTTCGGCAAACTCGCCGCGGCTTCGCCAGCGGTCATCGTGTTCGGTCGCGCCGTCTTCGCCGTGCTGGCCCTGGCGATGTTCGCCCGGTTCGCCAGCAGCAGCCGCTGGCAGAAACTGCGGGCACAGGATGGCCGGCGATTGCTGCTCGGGGGCCTGTTGCTGGCCGCGCACTGGGTGAGCTTCTTCATCGCCGTGAAGGTGGCCGGCGTGGCAATCGCCACGTTGGGGTTCGCCAGTTTCCCAGCCTTCACGGTATTGCTCGAGGGGCTGATCTTCCGCGAGCGGATTCGCGCCAATGAAATCTGGCTGGTGGTGTTGGTGAGCGTCGGCCTGGTGTTGGTCACGCCGAACTTCGACCTGGCCAGCGGTGCCACCACCGGCCTGCTGTGGGCCATGGCTTCGGGGCTGCTGTTTTCCCTGTTGTCATTGACCAACCGTGCCGGCGCCGCGCATGTGCCGCCGGTGCAGGCCGCGCTGTGCCAGAACGTGGTGGTCGGGTTGTGCCTACTACCGATGGCCGCGCCACAACTGAGCGACGTTCGCCCCATCGACTGGTTGTGGATCGGCCTGCTCGGCGTGTTCTGCACCGGCCTGGCCCACAGCCTGTTCGTCGCCAGCCTGGCGGTTGTCAAGGCCCGCACGGCGGCGGTGATCTTCGCCATGGAACCGGTCTACGGCATCGCCATGGCCTGGTGGCTGTTCGACGAACGCCCGACACTGCGCATGCTGCTGGGCGGCGTGGTGATCATCGCGGCCATCGTGATCTCAAGCCAACTGGGCAGCTCGAAGAAACCGGGGGTGGGAGCCCAGGCCGCGTCTCATTGA
- a CDS encoding amino acid aminotransferase, translated as MHFDAIGRVPGDPILGLMEAYGADSNPSKFDLGVGVYKDAQGLTPILQSVKQAEQRLVDRQTTKTYIGGHGDAAFGQLINALVLGADSPLISEKRAGATQTPGGTGALRLSADFIAQCLPGRGVWLSNPTWPIHETIFAAAGVKVSHYPYVGADNRLDFEAMLATLSQAPKGDVVLLHACCHNPTGFDLSHEQWRQVLEVVRSRDLLPLIDFAYQGFGDGLEQDAWAVRLFAQALPEVLVTSSCSKNFGLYRDRTGALIVCARDGEKLLDIRSQLANIARNLWSTPPDHGAAVVATILGNPELKSLWADEVQTMRLRIAQLRSGLLEALELHGLRERFAHIGVQRGMFSYTGLTPEQVKHLRERHSVYMVGTGRANVAGIDATRLDLLAEAIADACK; from the coding sequence ATGCATTTCGATGCCATCGGCCGGGTACCCGGCGACCCGATCCTCGGCCTGATGGAGGCCTACGGGGCGGACAGCAACCCGAGCAAGTTCGACCTGGGCGTGGGGGTCTACAAGGACGCCCAGGGCCTGACGCCGATTCTTCAGTCAGTGAAGCAGGCCGAGCAGCGGCTGGTGGATCGCCAGACCACCAAGACCTACATCGGCGGCCATGGCGACGCCGCGTTCGGCCAGTTGATCAATGCGCTGGTGCTGGGGGCCGACTCGCCGTTGATCAGCGAAAAACGCGCCGGCGCCACCCAGACACCGGGCGGCACCGGCGCCCTGCGCCTGAGCGCCGACTTCATCGCCCAGTGCCTGCCGGGCCGTGGCGTATGGCTGAGCAACCCGACCTGGCCGATCCACGAAACCATCTTCGCCGCGGCCGGGGTCAAGGTCAGTCACTACCCGTATGTGGGCGCCGATAACCGCCTGGATTTCGAGGCGATGCTGGCGACCCTGAGCCAGGCACCCAAAGGCGATGTGGTGCTACTGCACGCCTGCTGCCACAACCCCACCGGGTTCGACCTGTCCCATGAGCAATGGCGTCAGGTGCTGGAGGTGGTGCGCAGCCGCGACCTGCTACCGCTGATCGACTTTGCCTACCAAGGCTTCGGCGATGGCTTGGAGCAGGACGCCTGGGCGGTCCGGCTGTTTGCCCAGGCCCTGCCGGAAGTGCTGGTCACCAGTTCCTGTTCGAAGAATTTCGGTCTGTACCGCGACCGTACCGGTGCGCTGATCGTCTGCGCCCGGGATGGCGAGAAGCTGCTGGATATCCGCAGCCAACTGGCCAATATCGCCCGCAACCTGTGGTCGACGCCGCCGGACCATGGCGCGGCCGTGGTGGCGACCATCCTCGGCAACCCGGAACTCAAAAGCCTGTGGGCCGATGAAGTCCAGACCATGCGCCTGCGTATCGCGCAATTGCGCAGCGGCTTGCTGGAAGCCCTCGAACTCCATGGTTTGCGCGAGCGCTTCGCCCATATCGGCGTGCAACGTGGGATGTTTTCCTACACTGGCCTGACGCCGGAACAGGTCAAGCATCTGCGCGAGCGCCACAGCGTCTACATGGTCGGCACCGGCCGGGCCAATGTAGCCGGCATCGACGCCACGCGTTTGGATCTGCTGGCCGAGGCGATTGCGGACGCGTGTAAATAA
- the phhA gene encoding phenylalanine 4-monooxygenase, whose translation MKQTQYVAREPDAQGFIHYTAEEHAVWNTLITRQLKVIEGRACQEYLDGIDKLGLPHDRIPQLDEINKVLGATTGWQVARVPALIPFQTFFELLASKQFPVATFIRTREELDYLQEPDIFHEIFGHCPLLTNPWFAEFTHTYGKLGLQASKEERVYLARLYWMTIEFGLVQTPQGRRIYGGGILSSPKETVYCLSDEPEHQAFDPLEAMRTPYRIDILQPVYFVLPELKRLFDLAHEDIMGMVKRGRELGLHAPKFPPKAA comes from the coding sequence ATGAAGCAGACGCAGTACGTGGCCCGCGAGCCCGATGCGCAAGGTTTTATCCACTACACCGCCGAAGAACACGCAGTGTGGAACACGCTGATCACCCGCCAGCTGAAAGTCATCGAAGGCCGTGCGTGCCAGGAATACCTGGACGGCATCGACAAGCTGGGCTTGCCCCACGACCGCATCCCGCAACTGGACGAAATCAACAAGGTGCTAGGCGCGACCACCGGCTGGCAAGTCGCCCGGGTACCGGCGCTGATCCCCTTCCAGACCTTCTTCGAATTGCTCGCCAGCAAGCAGTTTCCGGTGGCGACCTTTATTCGTACGCGGGAAGAGCTGGATTACCTGCAAGAGCCGGACATTTTCCACGAGATCTTCGGCCACTGTCCGCTGCTGACCAACCCCTGGTTTGCGGAATTTACCCACACCTACGGCAAGCTCGGCCTACAGGCGTCCAAGGAAGAACGGGTTTACCTGGCGCGCCTGTATTGGATGACCATCGAGTTCGGCCTGGTGCAGACCCCGCAGGGCCGGCGCATCTACGGCGGCGGCATCCTGTCTTCGCCCAAGGAAACTGTGTACTGCCTGTCGGACGAGCCGGAGCATCAAGCGTTCGATCCGTTGGAAGCCATGCGCACGCCGTATCGCATCGACATCCTGCAACCGGTGTATTTCGTGCTGCCCGAGCTCAAGCGGCTGTTCGACCTGGCCCACGAAGACATCATGGGCATGGTCAAGCGCGGTCGGGAGCTGGGCTTGCATGCCCCGAAATTCCCACCAAAAGCAGCGTGA
- a CDS encoding DUF962 domain-containing protein, whose protein sequence is MENAKRFNTFAEFYPYYLSEHSNSTCRRLHFIGTSLVILVFVLALVVGSGWLWLALPVAGYGFAWVGHFFFEKNRPATFQHPLYSLLGDFVMYRDMLRGKVAF, encoded by the coding sequence GTGGAAAACGCTAAACGATTCAATACCTTCGCCGAGTTTTACCCGTATTACCTCAGCGAACACAGCAACAGCACCTGCCGACGACTGCATTTCATCGGCACCTCCCTGGTCATCCTGGTGTTCGTCCTCGCCCTCGTCGTGGGTAGCGGGTGGCTGTGGCTCGCCCTGCCCGTCGCCGGCTACGGCTTCGCCTGGGTCGGGCACTTCTTCTTCGAAAAGAACCGTCCCGCCACTTTCCAGCATCCGCTCTACAGCCTGCTCGGCGATTTCGTCATGTACCGCGACATGCTGCGGGGCAAGGTCGCGTTCTGA
- a CDS encoding sigma-54-dependent transcriptional regulator: protein MRIKVHCQNRIGILRDILNLLVEYGINVARGEVGGEHGNAIYLHCPNLINIQFQALRPKFEGIAGVFGVKRVGLMPSERRHMELNALLGALEFPVLSIDMGGSIVAANRAAAQLLGVRVDEVPGIPLSRYAEDFDLPELVRANQSRINGLRVKVKGDVFLADIAPLQSEHDDSEAMAGAVLTLHRADRVGERIYNVRKQELRGFDSIFQSSKVMAAVVREARRIAPLDAPLLIEGETGTGKELLARACHLASPRGQSPLMALNCAGLPESMAETELFGYGPGAFEGARAEGKLGLLELTAGGTLFLDGVGEMSPRLQVKLLRFLQDGCFRRVGSDEEVYLDVRVICATQVDLSELCARGEFRQDLYHRLNVLSLHIPPLRECLDGLAPLVEHFLDQASRQIGCALPKLAQAAMERLSHYHWPGNVRQLENVLFQAVSLCDGGTVKAEHIRLPDYGVRQPLGDFSLEGGLDEIVGRFEKAVLERLYADHPSSRQLGKRLGVSHTTIANKLREYEVGKD from the coding sequence ATGCGCATCAAAGTCCATTGCCAGAACCGCATCGGTATCCTGCGAGACATCCTCAACCTGTTGGTGGAGTACGGCATCAACGTCGCCCGGGGGGAGGTCGGTGGTGAGCATGGCAATGCGATCTACTTGCACTGCCCGAACCTGATCAACATCCAGTTCCAGGCGTTGCGTCCGAAATTCGAAGGCATCGCCGGGGTATTTGGCGTCAAGCGCGTAGGCCTGATGCCCAGCGAGCGTCGGCACATGGAACTCAACGCCTTGCTCGGCGCCCTGGAGTTCCCAGTGCTGTCCATCGACATGGGTGGCTCCATCGTCGCGGCCAACCGGGCGGCGGCGCAGTTGCTCGGGGTGCGTGTCGATGAGGTGCCGGGGATTCCCCTGTCCCGCTACGCCGAGGATTTCGACTTGCCGGAACTGGTGCGCGCCAACCAGTCGCGCATCAACGGCCTGCGGGTCAAGGTCAAGGGCGATGTGTTCCTGGCCGACATCGCGCCACTGCAATCGGAACACGACGACAGCGAAGCCATGGCCGGTGCGGTGCTGACCCTGCACCGGGCCGACCGGGTCGGCGAGCGGATCTACAACGTGCGCAAGCAGGAGCTGCGCGGCTTCGACAGTATTTTCCAGAGCTCGAAGGTGATGGCGGCGGTGGTGCGTGAGGCCCGGCGCATAGCACCGCTGGACGCGCCGCTATTGATAGAAGGCGAAACCGGCACCGGCAAGGAACTGCTGGCGCGTGCCTGTCACCTGGCCAGTCCGCGCGGGCAATCGCCGTTGATGGCCCTCAACTGTGCCGGGCTGCCGGAGTCCATGGCCGAGACCGAATTGTTCGGCTACGGCCCCGGTGCCTTTGAAGGCGCACGGGCCGAAGGCAAGCTCGGCCTGCTGGAGTTGACCGCCGGCGGCACGCTGTTCCTCGACGGGGTAGGAGAAATGAGCCCGCGCCTGCAAGTGAAATTGCTGCGCTTCCTGCAGGACGGTTGCTTCCGGCGCGTTGGCAGCGATGAAGAGGTGTACCTGGATGTCCGGGTGATCTGCGCCACCCAGGTCGATTTGTCCGAACTCTGCGCCCGGGGCGAATTCCGTCAGGATTTGTACCATCGCTTGAACGTGCTTTCGTTGCACATCCCACCCCTGCGCGAATGCCTCGATGGCCTGGCGCCGCTGGTGGAGCACTTCCTCGACCAGGCCAGCCGCCAGATCGGCTGTGCGCTGCCCAAGCTGGCCCAGGCGGCGATGGAGCGTCTGAGTCACTACCACTGGCCAGGCAATGTCCGGCAGTTGGAAAACGTGCTGTTCCAGGCCGTTTCCCTGTGCGATGGCGGCACGGTGAAGGCCGAGCATATTCGTTTGCCGGACTACGGTGTGCGCCAACCCCTTGGCGATTTTTCCCTCGAGGGCGGGTTGGACGAGATCGTCGGACGCTTCGAGAAAGCCGTGCTGGAGCGCCTGTACGCCGATCATCCCAGCAGCCGGCAACTGGGCAAGCGGCTGGGGGTTTCCCATACGACCATCGCCAACAAGTTGCGTGAATATGAGGTGGGCAAGGACTGA
- a CDS encoding NAD(P)H nitroreductase, translating into MQALDALLNRVSVPRLVEPAPTPEQRELMFAAAMRAPDHGQLRPWRFLTIEGQARHRMGELLAEAAKFNDPLVPEAVVEKALNGPLRAPLVVVVIARLQDHFKIPKSEQLLAAGCAAHGILLAAYAQGVGGVWRTGELAYSPHVARGLGLEDGEEVIGFLYLGTPQKEARTAPQEDVGQFVREWTGQ; encoded by the coding sequence ATGCAGGCTCTCGACGCTTTGCTCAACCGTGTTTCCGTCCCGCGCCTGGTGGAGCCGGCCCCCACGCCGGAACAGCGCGAACTCATGTTCGCCGCGGCCATGCGCGCGCCGGATCACGGCCAGTTGCGGCCATGGCGCTTTCTGACGATCGAGGGGCAGGCGCGGCATCGCATGGGCGAACTGCTGGCCGAAGCGGCGAAGTTCAATGACCCGCTGGTACCCGAAGCCGTCGTGGAAAAAGCCCTCAACGGCCCTTTGCGCGCGCCCCTGGTCGTGGTGGTGATCGCCCGCCTGCAGGACCATTTCAAAATCCCGAAATCCGAGCAACTGCTGGCGGCCGGCTGCGCGGCCCATGGCATCTTGTTGGCTGCGTACGCCCAAGGTGTCGGTGGGGTGTGGCGTACCGGTGAGCTGGCGTATTCGCCGCATGTGGCCAGGGGACTGGGTCTTGAAGATGGGGAAGAGGTGATCGGATTCCTCTATCTGGGCACGCCGCAGAAAGAAGCGCGTACGGCACCGCAGGAAGATGTCGGGCAGTTTGTCCGCGAGTGGACTGGCCAATAA
- a CDS encoding helix-turn-helix transcriptional regulator — MRPILTLRHYSHDLIVHSHDHAQLVFGLSGALDFEVEGRGSQVVQQSFVVVPAGAHHACGSPQGSRCLVLDVPSDDWVGQCLGDHADASRRLLDDSARLPLDAGQSQLVSWLAGSPVDDPVIAQQGAVLLLASLNGVRQHTLGGRRLPYAALNAHIDQNAAYPLQVADLARVAGLSSARLHARFIAECGQTPMEYIRSRRLHQAVALLRESDLPIGEIAHRVGYSSQSAFAAAVLREFGASPGKLRRQR; from the coding sequence ATGCGACCGATCCTCACGCTACGCCACTACAGCCACGATTTGATTGTCCACAGCCACGACCACGCGCAACTGGTGTTCGGGTTGTCCGGCGCGCTGGACTTCGAGGTCGAAGGGCGTGGCAGCCAGGTGGTGCAACAGAGTTTCGTGGTGGTACCCGCCGGAGCCCATCATGCCTGTGGCAGTCCCCAGGGCAGTCGCTGCCTGGTGTTGGATGTGCCCAGTGACGATTGGGTCGGGCAATGCCTGGGGGATCATGCCGACGCCAGTCGCCGCTTGCTCGACGACAGCGCTCGCCTGCCCTTGGACGCGGGGCAAAGCCAGTTGGTCAGTTGGCTGGCGGGCAGCCCGGTGGACGACCCGGTGATTGCCCAGCAAGGCGCGGTGCTGCTGCTGGCGAGTCTCAATGGCGTTCGCCAGCACACCCTCGGTGGCCGGCGCCTGCCCTACGCCGCGCTCAACGCCCACATCGACCAGAACGCCGCCTACCCGCTGCAAGTGGCGGACCTGGCGCGGGTCGCCGGCCTTTCCAGCGCACGCCTGCATGCGCGCTTCATCGCCGAGTGCGGACAAACCCCAATGGAGTACATCCGCAGCCGCCGCTTGCATCAGGCCGTGGCGTTGTTGCGCGAGTCGGACCTGCCCATCGGCGAGATCGCCCACCGGGTCGGCTACAGCTCTCAGAGTGCTTTCGCCGCGGCGGTGCTGCGAGAGTTCGGTGCCTCGCCGGGTAAGCTGCGGCGCCAACGCTAG
- a CDS encoding AraC family transcriptional regulator: MSERTTSSSWAMGIVKALEMDGLDCRVLFKQLGLDFDALDDPDARFPQDSMTRLWQRAVELSGNPAIGLNMGKVVRPASFHVAGYALMSSRTLVEGFQRLVRYQRIIAESADLSFRQLEEGYGLILTVHGDHLPPTRQSAEASLACALALCSWLTGRTLRPVKVLFQGAEPSDPAPYQRAFPAPLVFGAPYDALIFERADMEAPLPTANEAMAQLHDRFAGEYLARFSESRVTHKARQVLCRLLPQGEPKRDVVAQTLHLSQRTLQRRLQEEGTSFQSLLEDTRRELAEQYLAQSGMTLLEIAYLLGFADPSNFFRAFRRWFDTTPGEYRARLASQP, translated from the coding sequence ATGAGCGAACGAACCACTTCTTCAAGCTGGGCTATGGGGATTGTCAAGGCGTTGGAAATGGACGGCCTGGATTGTCGGGTGCTGTTCAAGCAACTGGGGCTGGACTTTGATGCACTGGACGATCCGGATGCGCGTTTCCCCCAGGATTCGATGACGCGGCTCTGGCAACGGGCGGTGGAATTGTCGGGTAACCCGGCCATTGGCTTGAACATGGGTAAGGTGGTGCGCCCAGCCTCGTTCCACGTGGCGGGTTACGCCTTGATGTCCAGTCGCACCCTGGTGGAGGGTTTCCAACGGCTGGTGCGTTACCAGCGGATCATTGCCGAAAGCGCCGACTTGAGTTTTCGCCAGTTGGAAGAGGGCTACGGGTTGATCCTGACGGTGCATGGCGACCACCTGCCGCCGACCCGTCAAAGCGCCGAAGCGTCCCTGGCGTGCGCGCTGGCCCTGTGCAGTTGGTTGACCGGGCGCACCCTGCGCCCGGTGAAGGTGTTGTTCCAAGGCGCGGAGCCCTCGGACCCGGCGCCTTATCAGCGAGCCTTCCCCGCGCCGCTGGTGTTCGGTGCGCCTTATGACGCGCTGATCTTTGAACGGGCCGACATGGAGGCGCCGCTGCCGACGGCCAACGAAGCCATGGCCCAGCTTCACGACCGGTTTGCCGGGGAGTACCTCGCGCGTTTTTCGGAAAGCCGCGTGACCCACAAGGCGCGACAAGTATTGTGTCGGCTGCTGCCCCAGGGCGAACCCAAGCGAGACGTGGTGGCGCAGACGCTGCACCTGTCGCAGCGCACCTTGCAACGGCGCTTGCAGGAAGAAGGCACCAGTTTCCAGAGCCTGCTCGAAGACACCCGTCGCGAACTGGCCGAGCAGTACCTGGCGCAGTCGGGCATGACGTTGCTGGAGATCGCCTATCTGCTGGGGTTCGCCGACCCGAGCAATTTTTTCCGGGCGTTTCGCCGCTGGTTCGACACCACACCCGGCGAATACCGGGCGCGATTGGCTAGCCAGCCGTAA
- a CDS encoding UDP-2,3-diacylglucosamine diphosphatase, protein MTSAELAKPSRKQRVRTLWISDVHLGTRDCQAEHLSQFLKGYHADKIYLVGDIIDGWKLRGGMYWPQAHTNVIRRLLTMSKRGTEVIYVTGNHDEFLRRYSKLILGNIQLVDEAVHVTADGRHLLVIHGDQFDVITRYHRWLAFLGDSAYEFTLTLNRWLNHWRARYGYGYWSLSAYLKHKVKTAVSFISDFEEAIAHECVKRELHGVVCGHIHHAEMRMVGEVEYLNCGDWVESCTALIEHWDGSIELYRLAEAQAREALVKAELKVTEPV, encoded by the coding sequence ATGACCAGCGCCGAGCTCGCCAAACCCAGCCGCAAGCAGCGTGTTCGCACCCTGTGGATTTCCGATGTGCACCTGGGCACCCGGGATTGCCAGGCCGAGCACTTGTCGCAGTTTCTCAAGGGCTACCACGCCGACAAGATCTACCTGGTGGGTGACATCATCGATGGTTGGAAACTGCGCGGTGGCATGTATTGGCCCCAGGCCCACACCAACGTCATTCGCCGCTTGCTGACCATGAGCAAGCGCGGCACCGAAGTGATCTACGTCACCGGGAACCATGACGAATTCCTGCGGCGCTATTCGAAGTTGATCCTGGGCAATATCCAGTTGGTGGACGAAGCGGTGCACGTCACTGCCGATGGCCGGCACCTGTTGGTGATCCATGGCGACCAGTTCGACGTCATCACCCGTTACCACCGTTGGTTGGCGTTCCTCGGTGATTCGGCCTACGAGTTCACCCTCACGCTGAACCGCTGGCTCAATCATTGGCGGGCCCGTTATGGCTACGGCTACTGGTCGCTGTCGGCGTACCTCAAGCACAAGGTCAAGACCGCTGTCAGCTTCATCAGCGATTTTGAAGAAGCCATCGCCCACGAGTGTGTGAAGCGCGAGCTGCATGGCGTGGTCTGCGGGCACATCCACCATGCCGAGATGCGTATGGTGGGTGAGGTGGAATACCTCAATTGTGGCGATTGGGTCGAATCCTGCACCGCGCTGATCGAGCATTGGGATGGGTCGATCGAGTTGTATCGGTTGGCTGAGGCCCAGGCGCGGGAGGCGTTGGTCAAAGCTGAGTTGAAAGTGACCGAGCCGGTGTAG
- a CDS encoding SelT/SelW/SelH family protein yields MTEHKPEVVITYCTQCQWLLRAAWLAQELLSTFGDDLGKVSLVPGTGGVFHISCDGAQIWERKADGGFPEAKVLKQRVRDRIDPERDLGHNDRVQ; encoded by the coding sequence ATGACCGAACACAAGCCGGAAGTCGTCATCACGTATTGCACCCAGTGCCAATGGCTGCTGCGCGCCGCCTGGCTGGCCCAGGAACTGCTCAGCACCTTCGGCGACGACCTGGGCAAGGTGTCCCTGGTGCCGGGTACCGGCGGTGTGTTCCACATCAGTTGCGACGGTGCGCAAATCTGGGAGCGCAAGGCCGATGGCGGTTTTCCCGAGGCCAAGGTCCTCAAGCAGCGGGTCCGCGACCGGATCGACCCGGAGCGGGACCTGGGCCACAACGATCGGGTTCAATGA
- a CDS encoding 4a-hydroxytetrahydrobiopterin dehydratase → MNTLNQAHCEACRADAPQVSDEELPVLIKQIPDWNIEVRDGVMQLEKVFLFKNFKHALAFTNAVGEISEAEGHHPGLLTEWGKVTVTWWSHSIKGLHRNDFIMAARTDDVAKTAEGRK, encoded by the coding sequence ATGAACACTCTGAACCAAGCCCATTGCGAAGCCTGCCGCGCCGATGCCCCGCAAGTCAGCGACGAAGAACTGCCGGTGCTGATCAAGCAGATCCCCGACTGGAACATCGAAGTGCGCGACGGCGTGATGCAACTGGAGAAAGTTTTCCTGTTCAAGAATTTCAAGCACGCCCTGGCGTTCACCAATGCCGTCGGCGAGATCTCCGAGGCCGAAGGCCACCACCCAGGCCTGCTCACCGAATGGGGCAAAGTCACCGTGACCTGGTGGAGCCACTCCATCAAGGGCCTGCACCGCAATGACTTCATCATGGCCGCCCGCACCGATGACGTGGCCAAGACCGCCGAGGGCCGCAAGTAA
- a CDS encoding TrkH family potassium uptake protein, producing MALPTLRIIGFIIGIFLITLAIFMVVPMITLMVFERTRDLPSFLWSSMITFVAGLALVLPGRPEHIHLRPRDMYLLTVSSWLVVCIFAALPFLLTQHISYTDSFFESMSGITATGATVLSGLDTMSPGILMWRSLLHWLGGIGFIGMAVAILPLLRIGGMRLFQTESSDRSEKVMPRSHMVARLIVASYVGITIFGTLALWWAGMSLFDAINHSMSAISTGGFSTSDLSLAKWTQPAVHWVAIVIMILGSLPFALYVSTLRGNRRALIKDQQVQGLIGVLLVTWLVLGTWYWATTDLHWLDALRHVALNVTSIVTTTGFALGDYSLWGNFSLMLFFYLGFVGGCSGSTAGGIKIFRFQVAYILLRANLNQLIHPRAVIKQKYNGHRLDEEIVRSILTFSFFFAITICVIALLLSLLGVEWMTALTGAASTVSGVGPGLGETIGPAGNFAPLPDAAKWILSAGMLLGRLEIITVFVLCIPAFWRH from the coding sequence ATGGCGTTGCCGACCCTGCGGATCATTGGTTTCATCATCGGCATCTTCCTGATCACCCTGGCGATCTTCATGGTTGTGCCCATGATCACGCTGATGGTCTTCGAGCGCACCCGCGACCTGCCGTCGTTCCTCTGGTCGAGCATGATCACCTTCGTCGCCGGCCTGGCACTGGTGCTTCCCGGGCGCCCGGAACACATCCACCTGCGACCGCGGGACATGTACCTGCTGACCGTCAGCAGCTGGCTGGTGGTGTGCATCTTCGCTGCGCTGCCGTTCCTGCTGACCCAGCACATCAGCTATACGGACTCGTTCTTCGAAAGCATGTCGGGCATCACCGCCACCGGCGCTACCGTGCTGAGCGGCCTGGACACCATGTCTCCGGGCATCCTGATGTGGCGCTCGTTGCTGCACTGGCTCGGCGGTATCGGCTTCATCGGCATGGCGGTAGCGATCCTGCCCTTGCTGCGCATTGGTGGCATGCGGCTGTTCCAGACCGAGTCGTCGGACCGCTCGGAAAAAGTCATGCCCCGGTCCCACATGGTGGCGCGGCTGATCGTGGCGTCCTACGTGGGCATCACCATTTTCGGCACCCTGGCGCTCTGGTGGGCCGGGATGAGCCTGTTCGATGCTATCAACCATTCGATGTCGGCGATCTCCACCGGCGGTTTCTCCACCTCGGACCTGTCCTTGGCCAAATGGACCCAACCGGCGGTGCACTGGGTCGCCATCGTCATCATGATCCTCGGCAGCCTGCCGTTTGCCCTGTATGTCTCGACGCTGCGAGGCAATCGCCGGGCGCTGATCAAGGACCAGCAGGTCCAGGGGCTTATCGGCGTGCTGCTGGTGACCTGGCTGGTGCTCGGCACCTGGTATTGGGCCACCACCGACCTGCATTGGCTGGACGCGCTGCGGCACGTGGCGCTGAACGTGACGTCCATCGTCACCACCACCGGCTTCGCCCTGGGGGACTACAGCCTGTGGGGCAATTTCTCGCTGATGCTGTTCTTCTACCTGGGGTTCGTTGGCGGTTGTTCGGGGTCGACGGCCGGCGGGATCAAGATTTTCCGCTTCCAGGTCGCCTACATCCTGCTTCGGGCCAACCTTAATCAACTGATCCACCCCCGCGCGGTGATCAAGCAGAAATACAACGGTCATCGCCTCGACGAAGAGATCGTCCGTTCGATCCTCACGTTCTCGTTCTTCTTTGCCATCACCATTTGCGTGATCGCCCTGCTGCTGTCACTGCTGGGGGTGGAATGGATGACGGCCCTGACCGGCGCGGCCAGTACCGTGTCGGGCGTCGGCCCGGGGCTGGGGGAAACCATCGGACCGGCCGGCAACTTCGCACCGTTGCCGGACGCGGCCAAATGGATTCTGTCGGCGGGCATGCTGCTGGGCCGATTGGAGATCATCACGGTGTTCGTGCTGTGTATCCCGGCGTTCTGGCGCCACTGA
- a CDS encoding HD domain-containing protein, with the protein MSNHARFTHMQEGTQQDWAIIAADFSAYARQLPGRILAHLKLLDGDFGGFPVDRLTHSLQTATRAYRDGRDEEYVVCALLHDIGDTLGSYNHPDIAAAILKPFVSAENLWMVEKHGIFQGYYFFHHLGMDRYLREQFFEHPQYQATVDFCAKYDAAAFDPEYDTLPLSFFEPMLERVFAAPKQSIYKAAMTEQPSG; encoded by the coding sequence ATGAGCAACCATGCGCGCTTTACCCACATGCAGGAAGGGACTCAACAAGACTGGGCGATCATCGCGGCCGACTTCAGCGCCTACGCACGGCAATTGCCGGGGCGGATCCTGGCCCACTTGAAACTGCTGGACGGCGATTTCGGCGGGTTCCCGGTGGATCGCCTGACCCATTCCCTGCAAACCGCCACCCGCGCCTACCGGGACGGGCGGGACGAGGAATACGTGGTCTGCGCCCTGCTCCACGACATCGGCGACACCCTCGGTTCGTATAACCACCCGGACATCGCCGCGGCGATCCTCAAGCCCTTCGTCAGCGCCGAGAACCTGTGGATGGTGGAGAAGCACGGGATTTTCCAGGGTTATTACTTCTTCCATCACCTGGGCATGGACCGGTACCTGCGCGAGCAGTTTTTCGAACATCCGCAGTACCAGGCGACGGTCGACTTTTGTGCGAAATATGACGCAGCGGCGTTCGATCCCGAGTACGACACACTGCCGTTGAGTTTCTTCGAGCCGATGCTGGAAAGGGTGTTTGCCGCGCCGAAGCAGTCGATCTACAAGGCGGCGATGACGGAGCAGCCTTCTGGCTGA